tagcAGTGCTGCTGGAAAGCTCTCTTACATCTCTCTGTGACTCCCATGGGCAGGATCCTGCCGTGGCCATCCCCAAGGGCACCTTGATGGCCATCTTCTGGACCACCGTGTCTTACCTGGTGCTTTCTGCTACGATCGGTAAGCGGCACGTCCTTGGGTGAGCTGGGTAGGACTTCCCTGCCAAAATGGGTGGCCTGGGAGGATGCAGGTGGTGGGAGCCAAGAGCAAGCCGTGGACGCCAGCACTGATACCCCAGGGCGAGTGCCGCAGGTGCCAGACCTCATTCCTGCCCCCactgggggagcaaagtccTTCTGGGTGGGCAACGCAGCTCATGGCATTGCTCATAGCCATCGTGCAGTGGGGCAGTCCCACggcagggatttgggggatGTCGCAGACAAAGGGACATGGGGCTGGGTTGCGTGAAACCGCAGAGAGATGCCAGCCCCGCTCCAGCCGTGCCACAGGGCTGTGGGGATGGCATGTGTGCAGGAGGCGAGCAGGCACTGAGTGGGTGCTgcgtgcccccccccaggtgccTGCGTGGTCCGGGACGCCTCGGGCAGCCTGAACGACAGCGTGGCAGTGGGCTCACCGGGCTGCGAGGGACTGGCCTGCAGCTTCGGCTGGAACTTCACCGCCTGCGCCCAGCGGCAGAGCTGCCGATACGGGCTCAGCAACTACTACCAGGTGCTGCTCGGGGCCATTGCCCTCCTGGGTCCCTGCTCCTGGCCAGGTTTGTGCTGCAAGGGATGGGTTTCCCGGGGCAGCCCCATGCCCGGCAACCCCCAGCATCGGGGGAGGCACCCATGCCGTTAAAGCACCCATGTGACAGGGATGCACCAGGAAGCGCATCTTCCTCGGGCTTTTGGACGTGGCTGAGCTTTGCCGCCTGGATAATGTTGATGGAAAAACACTGagggcagcaggatggggcCCAGGGGCTGGAAATCCCTTAGGGCCAGGGTGGAGGTTGATGCGCTGGGGGTGCCAGGGTTCCTGACCGCCTGGTTTTCGGGCAGAGCATGAGCATGGTCTCTGGATTCGGCCCCCTCATCACGGCGGGGATCTTTGGCGCTACTCTCTCCTCAGCACTGGCCTGCCTCGTCTCAGCCCCCAAAGTCTTCCAGGTGAGAAGGTGGTGCATCCACATCCCCCAGCTCCCGTCCCTGAGCCCGGCAGTGGGAGCAGGCGATGCTCCTGGGTGtgcacccagcactgcagggcTTTGTGGCCGTGAGCAGCTCCGGAATGAGGATGCTGCTGCCATCGGTGAAGGCACGAGGCCAGTTCAGCGCTTGCTCTCATGGGTGCAAGAGCCACCACAGCACTGCCATTCCACGTCCCCGGTGAAGCCCACTGTCCCCAACTCGTCTCTCCCCACAGTGTCTCTGCAAGGACCAGCTCTACCCTCTTATAGGCTTCTTTGGGAAGGGCTATGGGAGGAACAGCGAGCCCATCCGCGGCTACATGCTCACCTATATCATCGCCGTCGGCTTCATCCTCATCGGTAGGTGCTTGCCACCCTGGCACCCTCCTAGTGCCTGCCATCAGCCAGGTGGCTCGGTCCCCGCTGCCGACAGCtcactctcctcctcctcctctccgcAGCTGAGCTCAACGCCATTGCCCCCATCATCTCcaacttcttcctctgctcctaCGCCCTCATCAACTTCAGCTGCTTTCATGCCTCCATCACCAACTCTCCAGGTGGGCTGTGCCGCGCTGTGCAGTGCCATGCAGCGGGCAGCTCCCTGTCTGGCTCCCCATCCCGGCAGCGGCCgctgtgtgtgtttttgtgCAGGCTGGCGACCCTCCTTTCGGTATTACAGCAAGTGGGCTGCGCTCTTTGGAGCCGCTGTCTCAGTGGTGATCATGTTCTTGCTGACATGGTGGGCAGCCCTCATTGCCTTCGGCATTGTCATCTTCCTCCTGGGATATGTCCTCTACAAAAAGCCGGGTGTGTGGCGGTAACCTGGCCCCAGTGATGCCCCAGGAGGTGTCTGGCCCCGTTGCTAATCCATCTTCCCCACGTAGATGTCAACTGGGGTTCCTCCATGCAAGCTAGCTCATACAACATGGCCCTGAACTACTCGGTGGGGCTGAGCGAAGTGGACGATCACATCAAGAACTACAGGCAAGGGCGGCTCGGCATGGTGCTGGGCACAGAGGGAGGGGGATGCAGAGCCAGCCGCTGCCACCAGCAAACTCAGGGTGGCTTCATGCCCATGGCCATGTCCTCACCACCAACCTCAGGAACTGGGAGCCCCATCAAAATGTGGCTGTGTCCAAAATCCGACGCCTTTGCTGTGTGGGCAGAGGTGGAAAGCAGAGCAAACCTTGTCTTCGCCATGCCAGGCAGATGCAAATGTGTTGGTCTCATCTGATATAAAAAGACCAAAGAGTGAGGCTGGACAATCAGCTGCATGATTTTGTCTCATCCTAAAGATGGTCCCTATAGTTGCCTCTGGCCAGGCATGGGAGAAGAGACACGTTCCAGAGAGGCTCAGTGCCTCCAAAGTAACAGCCTGTgccccctcttctctccctgcctgcagacCGCAGTGCCTGGTGCTGACCGGCCCTCCCAATTTCCGCCCAGCCCTGGTGGACTTCGTGGGGACCTTCACCAAGAACCTCAGCCTGATGCTCTGTGGCAACGTGCTGATCGTGAGTCACCTACAAAAGCCGGCTGGTTCCTTGTCCTGGGGGCTCCGGCCACCTGTGGGCAGCAGGCTGGGAAATCCAGATGTGTCCTGGTGGGCTCACGGGGTGGGGATTGAAATGTGCCCATTTATGTGCCAGCAGATGATGAAATGTTTTGTCTGGAAGGCTCTCCAGCTTGTTAAGCAATATTTATGAAGAATCAGGATGTCCCTGTGGGCTAATAGCTTTCTCTTGCCAATTAATTGCCAAAGCAAAGATGCAGTAGGACGAGGTGGTTGCTCAACCCTGGGTGGTCCTGCAGCCCTGAAGCCTCAGGAGCAACTGGGGACATGTGGTGCAGCAAATGCCAGCTCATCCACAGCCATGGGACTGCTGGCATCGTGTGTGTTGGCTGTCGACTCCCAAAATTCACTGGTTTTCTTGCTGTGATTGCAAACTCCCATGTGTGCAGTGGTTACATCCAGGTCTTGCCAATGATTTGGGAAGAGAAGAGTTGGAGGTCCTTGGTGGCAAGACCACCAGCTGGAAGGGGCTGCCTGTGCCTgagcccctgcccctgctcccctcaGGGACCGCGGAAGCAGAAGATGCCGGAGTCCCGGCTGACAGCAGATGGCCACACCAAGTGGCTTATGAAGAGGAAGATCAAGGCTTTCTACACGGATGTGGTGGCTGAGGATCTGAGAAGTGGCGTCCAAATGCTCATCCAGGTAGAGCCGTCCTTGGCCATTGACCATCAGGATCCCTCCTCTTCCATCATGGCTCAGGAGGCTCTGACCCCGCTCCCTGACCTCCAGGCATCCCCGTTTGCATCGCTCTTCGGTGGACTGACACCatctgtgtctgtctgtccctgcAGAGGGGTCTCATAGGGACATCTATCCGTAGGCTGCCGGCCTCGGGAAGATGAGACCCAACATCCTGGTGCTGGGCTACAAGAGGAACTGGCAGACAGCGTCCCCACAGAGCCTGGAGGACTACGTGGGCATCCTGCAGTACGGCCATGCTGGCTCCTCTGCCCCTCGGGGATGCCAGCACCCGGCAGTGGCCCTGCAGTTGGGTGCAGGGACACTGTGGCCACGTGCGCAGGGTCCAGCCGGGCTGGCAATGCTGCCCAACATGAGCTGGCCACCGTTAactgccttctcctccctccttccagcGATGCCTTCGATTTCAAGTATGGCATGTGCTTAATGAGAATGAAGGAAGGGCTGAATGTTTCCCGAGTGATGCAGGCTCACGGTAAGCGGTTTTGGGCAGCTGACGATGCTCAGAGATGTGCCGGAGCTGTAGGACATGCCAGCTGGCACTGTGTCCCCAGGTGAAGGTCACAGTCCTGGGGAGACATCATTCCTGGGCTGGGACCgaaggggatggggacagcagggtgctgcccagctgcccgtgctcttcccctccctccccagttAACCCCACATTCGAGGCAGCAGAGCACCCTGAGGAGAACGGCACTGGTGGCAGAGCAGCCCCAGGCACAGGTTGGTCCTGTCTTCGGTCCGCCCGGAGCATTCCCAGCTCTGAGGATTATTTTCAGGGAGCCAGGTTTGCAGGCGGGGGTGTGGGTTTCAAGCAGCAacagggagcagggctgcaggaccAGGAGGAAGTGGTGCCTTTAATCTGTGGCCAGCAGTGCCCCACATCGACACCAGGACCTTCTTGCCCTGGCAGTGGACCCCACCACCTTGGCTGGCGAGCAGCAGGCAAGCACCATCTTCCAGAGCGAGCAGGGCAAGAAGACCATCGACATTTATTGGCTCTTCGATGATGGAGGTAACCCTCACCTTTGGCTGCAGCTCTTCACCGTCCATCTGTCCAGATAATGTGAACCCAGGACCTCCATCACGGTGCCCAGGAGGGCTCAGTCCTTCCCAATTGGTGCCAGGGCATCCCTGGCATCTGGGGTGAAGAAAGCACTGGCGAGCCCATGGGGTTGCCGCCGCCACGTCTCCCATCGGGTGTTTTGGGGACAGGTCTCACGCTGCTCATCCCCTACCTCCTGGGGCGCAAGAAGCGGTGGGCAAAGTGCAAAATCCGGGTGTTTGTCGGCGGGCAGATCAACAGGATGGATGAGGAGAGGAAGGCGTAAGTGCTGGCGGCCACTCACACCCCCGCAGCCCCTCTTAGCCACGTGGCCACCGCTGCTCTCCCCATGGGTGGGTGGCAGGAGCTGCTTCCCCGCCCCAAGCCCCCCAGGCTTTGCCATAATGGGATCTGTGGGCTCCGACCTGGCTGCTTTGCCTCTCTCCTCCAAAAATCAATGGGATTTTggagtgggaaaaaaacaagtgcaAACTGAGGATGGCGGCGGGGGTTTCTGCCAGGGCAGCTCCCTGCCAGGGCAGCTGTGcaatttttggaaaaaatgtgtCCATTTACCTCTGGTAGGATCGTCTCTCTGCTGAGCAAGTTCCGCCTCGGCTTCCACGAGGTCCACATCCTCCCTGACATCAACCAGAAACCCCGGCCAGAGCAGTAACCACCCCCgtccccttcccccccctcccccagcacccccaaacccacccagacccccttccccagcaccgtCTGCTTGTCTTGCAGCATCAAGAGGTTCGATGACCTGATCGCTCCCTTCAGGCTAAATGACGGCTTCAAAGATGAGGCCACGGTGAACGAGATGAGGCAGGACTGTCCCTGGAAGATTTCTGATGAGGAGGTTGACAAAAACAGAGCCAAGGTAGCACCAGTGCCGGGGGGGTCTCCTGCTTTTGAGACAAAATTCAGTCTTTTTGGCaacaattattttgcatttgtcaaCACTCTTTGCTCCACAGACGCTTCGACAAGTGAGGCTGAATGAGATTTTGCTGGATTACTCACGGGATGCAGCACTCATAGCCATGTAGGTGCCAGCAGTGCCCTCACGCCCGTTTCTTGCCCCATGGAAACAGTCCCTCTGAATGTTCACTCCCCCCAGCACGGGGAGATCCTGGGACGGTGCCGCACCGCAGTGAAAAGCCCTCGGAAGGCACCAAGGGGTCCAGTCCAAGTCTTaatgggggggcgggggggaggatGTGGTGTTGCCCCTTTTTAGGGAAATTACCTCAAAATTAGCACTGGATTGAGAGAAGGGTTAAGGATGGAGCTTGGCTCACCCGGccccttcctgctgctgcagcacactGCCCATCGGCAGGAAGGGTCactgccccagctccctctACATGGCCTGGCTCGAGACCCTCTCACAGGACCTGAGACCCCCCGTCATCCTCACCCGAGGAAACCAAGAGAACGTGCTGACCTTTTACTGCCAATAAAACTTCCTGGATCCCTGCTGACTCAGGATGTGAATTTTTCAGGCCAGTTTTGATCTCAGAGCATGCTCGCTTGAGGGCTCTGGGGGAGCAGCGAAGGCAGGTGGTCACCAGCTCTCGGGAAATGTCCACCACACACAGCTGCCACCCTCTTACAAAGACTTGTTTTGCTGACCTCGGTCTTTGGAGGTTGTATATAGATATAAAATAACGCAGGTCCCATAGTACAGGCATCACTCCGGCCCCGGGCTTAGCCACAGCCATGCAGGTGAAGTGTGGGGTCCCATCCTGAGAGCAGCAAGGGGACAGTGGGACCCTCGTGCCTGGTCCCCCAGCAGAGCCCAAGCAATGTGCAGGGACTGACCCATGGCCTTGGCAAAGCCACTGTCCCAGGGTGAGAACTGCCCCAGGGGGACAGGAGCGGGTCAGCATCAAGCCCAGGGGCTGTGGGGACCCTGTATGGCTGCTCGGGGACGGGGACTCCCAGCCGCGAAATAGGCTGAGTCCGTCCCCAACAGTCAAGCAGCAGCGAGATGTCATCTTGGGCTGCGGTGCCTGGCTGCAGGCATGGGTCCAGCTCCGAACGGAGACAAAATTAACCACCAGAACCAGGACATTTCCTGGTCCAGGTGGCCCTGGGCAAGAGAAACCTGACCTGTACGAGGCAGGAGCAAGGCTCATTTCCAGAAGCAGAACCCAGGCCCTCTTGTCATGCTGCAGGAGGAACACACAACTTCATTCATCTTGATCGTTACAGAATTTACTGATAATCACCACCAGGATTAGAAGTgtcagtagaaaaataaaatttacagagTTTTCTATCATACAAAGATTTGTTCACGACAGCCACGGTCGCTAGCGAGATAGATAGGAAGTTGGGCGGTATCTAAATCAGCCCAGCACAGAGGAAGTTCGCACACAGAAAGCAGTGCCACGAGTCTCAGCTCAAGCAGGGACATTTCTCCAGGGCAGGCGGCTTCTCTGCAAGGTGTTTCCTTGACTGACACTCCTGGCTGGCCTCCCCAGCCAGGGGTTCACAACACTGCCCAGCCTGGGACACCtcagcatttacatttttgcaAGCTCTTTGCAGCTTTTGGCAAGTTTGGCTGAGCAAAGTCTACCGACGCtcactgaaaactgaaaggaTTCCTCTGCTCGCCTCACTCAGGATAAG
This genomic window from Haliaeetus albicilla chromosome 10, bHalAlb1.1, whole genome shotgun sequence contains:
- the SLC12A3 gene encoding solute carrier family 12 member 3 isoform X1; translation: MAELPIPELPTALARCSGRFTISTLLGMEEGGRGPYAPTEGTGCDSAQPTHLSGSTLCTRTFGYNTVDVVPAYEHYANSKGVGDAGKGRPSLADLHSILKPDPGRLHVPVSDPQRSNGLPDAGPEEAAGEPGRAPVPEPVRFGWVKGVMIRCMLNIWGVILYLRLPWITAQAGIALTWLIILMSVTVTTITGLSISAISTNGKVKSGGTYFLISRSLGPELGGSIGLIFAFANAVAVAMHTVGFAETVRDLLQEHNSLIVDPTNDIRIIGVVTVTVLLGISLAGMEWEAKAQILFFLVILVSFINYLVGTVIPATAEKQAKGFFSYRADIFAQNFVPNWRGPEGSFFGLFSIFFPSATGILAGANISGDLKDPAVAIPKGTLMAIFWTTVSYLVLSATIGACVVRDASGSLNDSVAVGSPGCEGLACSFGWNFTACAQRQSCRYGLSNYYQSMSMVSGFGPLITAGIFGATLSSALACLVSAPKVFQCLCKDQLYPLIGFFGKGYGRNSEPIRGYMLTYIIAVGFILIAELNAIAPIISNFFLCSYALINFSCFHASITNSPGWRPSFRYYSKWAALFGAAVSVVIMFLLTWWAALIAFGIVIFLLGYVLYKKPDVNWGSSMQASSYNMALNYSVGLSEVDDHIKNYRPQCLVLTGPPNFRPALVDFVGTFTKNLSLMLCGNVLIGPRKQKMPESRLTADGHTKWLMKRKIKAFYTDVVAEDLRSGVQMLIQAAGLGKMRPNILVLGYKRNWQTASPQSLEDYVGILHDAFDFKYGMCLMRMKEGLNVSRVMQAHVNPTFEAAEHPEENGTGGRAAPGTVDPTTLAGEQQASTIFQSEQGKKTIDIYWLFDDGGLTLLIPYLLGRKKRWAKCKIRVFVGGQINRMDEERKAIVSLLSKFRLGFHEVHILPDINQKPRPEHIKRFDDLIAPFRLNDGFKDEATVNEMRQDCPWKISDEEVDKNRAKTLRQVRLNEILLDYSRDAALIAITLPIGRKGHCPSSLYMAWLETLSQDLRPPVILTRGNQENVLTFYCQ
- the SLC12A3 gene encoding solute carrier family 12 member 3 isoform X2 produces the protein MAELPIPELPTALARCSGRFTISTLLGMEEGGRGPYAPTEGTGCDSAQPTHLSGSTLCTRTFGYNTVDVVPAYEHYANSKGVGDAGKGRPSLADLHSILKPDPGRLHVPVSDPQRSNGLPDAGPEEAAGEPGRAPVPEPVRFGWVKGVMIRCMLNIWGVILYLRLPWITAQAGIALTWLIILMSVTVTTITGLSISAISTNGKVKSGGTYFLISRSLGPELGGSIGLIFAFANAVAVAMHTVGFAETVRDLLQEHNSLIVDPTNDIRIIGVVTVTVLLGISLAGMEWEAKAQILFFLVILVSFINYLVGTVIPATAEKQAKGFFSYRADIFAQNFVPNWRGPEGSFFGLFSIFFPSATGILAGANISGDLKDPAVAIPKGTLMAIFWTTVSYLVLSATIGACVVRDASGSLNDSVAVGSPGCEGLACSFGWNFTACAQRQSCRYGLSNYYQSMSMVSGFGPLITAGIFGATLSSALACLVSAPKVFQCLCKDQLYPLIGFFGKGYGRNSEPIRGYMLTYIIAVGFILIAELNAIAPIISNFFLCSYALINFSCFHASITNSPGWRPSFRYYSKWAALFGAAVSVVIMFLLTWWAALIAFGIVIFLLGYVLYKKPDVNWGSSMQASSYNMALNYSVGLSEVDDHIKNYRPQCLVLTGPPNFRPALVDFVGTFTKNLSLMLCGNVLIGPRKQKMPESRLTADGHTKWLMKRKIKAFYTDVVAEDLRSGVQMLIQAAGLGKMRPNILVLGYKRNWQTASPQSLEDYVGILHDAFDFKYGMCLMRMKEGLNVSRVMQAHVNPTFEAAEHPEENGTGGRAAPGTGLQDQEEQASTIFQSEQGKKTIDIYWLFDDGGLTLLIPYLLGRKKRWAKCKIRVFVGGQINRMDEERKAIVSLLSKFRLGFHEVHILPDINQKPRPEHIKRFDDLIAPFRLNDGFKDEATVNEMRQDCPWKISDEEVDKNRAKTLRQVRLNEILLDYSRDAALIAITLPIGRKGHCPSSLYMAWLETLSQDLRPPVILTRGNQENVLTFYCQ